The following coding sequences lie in one Pseudorasbora parva isolate DD20220531a chromosome 18, ASM2467924v1, whole genome shotgun sequence genomic window:
- the LOC137046507 gene encoding zinc finger protein 81-like codes for MEYNVLILDLMEVNENKQHLFHKAHLKTEDGDAVVSKNEGNFSQNRVKGSLTCSECGKSFRYEAHLNIHMRIHTGEKPFTCSVCAKSFSRKGYLNVHERSHTGEQPYTCSQCGKSFTHKNSLNDHLRRHAGEISFSCDQCEKTFAVESYLRKHLKVHTGVKPYVCSFCRKSFSLLDNLKVHERIHTGVRPYVCLDCEKTFITSSDLKIHQRIHTGEKPYKCSHCGKSFSQGGNLKKHERVHTGEKPYQCSSCGKSFSQLANLQYHKNKKMHCVKLPK; via the coding sequence ATGGAATACAATGTGTTGATTTTAGACCTAATGgaagtgaatgaaaacaaacaACATCTGTTTCATAAAGCTCATCTGAAAACTGAAGATGGAGATGCAGTCGTTTCAAAGAATGAAGGGAATTTTTCACAAAATCGAGTCAAGGGATCTCTAACCTGCTctgagtgtggaaagagtttcagatATGAAGCTCACCTTAACatacacatgagaattcacactggagagaaaccgttcACATGCTCTGTGTGTGCAAAGAGTTTCAGTCGCAAAGGATACCTAAATGTGCATGAGAGATCTCACACTGGAGAGCAGCCTTATACAtgctctcagtgtggaaagagtttcactcacaaaaactctttaaatgatcatttgcGTCGTCACGCTGGAGAGATATCATTCAGCTGTGATCAGTGTGAGAAAACATTTGCTGTCGAGTCATACTTAAGAAAACACCTTAAAGTTCATACTGGTGTGAAGCCTTACGTTTGTTCTTTTTGCAGAAAGAGTTTTTCACTCCTGGACAATTTAAAAGTGCATGAACGTATTCATACTGGTGTGAGACCGTATGTATGCTTAGACTGTGAGAAGACCTTCATTACATCAAGTGACTTAAAGATACACCAGAGAATTCATACCGGAGAGAAACCGTACAAGTGCTCAcactgtggaaagagtttttctCAGGGAGGAAACCTGAAAAAACATGAGAGAGTtcatactggagagaagccatACCAGTGCTCTTcatgtgggaagagtttcagcCAATTAGCTAATCTACAGTATCATAAGAATAAGAAAATGCATTGCGTAAAGTTGCCTAAATGA